From a region of the Alphaproteobacteria bacterium genome:
- a CDS encoding DUF2336 domain-containing protein, whose product METDGRRELERIVTSGQISDKDRLAETLTALCLAPGRRPDPREMSLFFDIVRGIIRDIEIHVRQNLADGLAKRADAPHDLIVMLANDVFDVAEPVLLRSPILDDADLIALIHQRTTRFRLAISRRETLTENVSEAFVDTRDTKALKSLLQNKGALFNDESLSRLVDESLVTEEYQELLLSRRDLPASLAYRMYEWVSDALQQQISTMFPVSDMEIEEAVSQALKRAISSNARPASEAEKPQEWTGRPSPESLRRALELQDILKFEDMFQELTGLDSATTTRTLYDMGPEGLAVACRAAGLDADTFSEILCHVQGTRPFGIFRQSPAFSRGMNLFKRTDRSNARKIVEGWGGAPNSGGY is encoded by the coding sequence ATGGAAACAGATGGCAGGCGGGAACTGGAACGGATCGTGACATCCGGCCAGATTTCCGACAAGGACAGGCTAGCCGAGACATTGACGGCCCTGTGCCTTGCGCCCGGCCGGCGGCCGGATCCGCGCGAAATGTCCCTGTTTTTCGATATTGTCCGGGGAATTATCCGGGACATCGAAATTCATGTCCGGCAGAACCTGGCGGACGGCCTGGCGAAACGGGCCGATGCGCCGCATGATCTGATCGTCATGCTGGCGAACGACGTCTTCGATGTCGCCGAACCCGTACTCTTGCGAAGTCCGATACTGGACGACGCCGACCTGATCGCGTTGATCCACCAGCGGACCACAAGGTTCCGCCTCGCCATTTCGAGACGCGAGACGCTGACCGAAAACGTGAGCGAGGCCTTTGTCGATACGAGAGATACCAAAGCCCTGAAATCACTGCTTCAGAACAAGGGGGCCCTGTTCAACGACGAGTCGCTGTCGCGGCTTGTCGATGAATCCCTGGTTACCGAAGAATATCAGGAACTGCTGCTATCGCGCCGGGACCTTCCCGCGTCGCTGGCTTACCGCATGTATGAATGGGTCAGCGACGCCCTGCAGCAGCAGATTTCAACGATGTTTCCGGTCTCGGACATGGAAATCGAGGAAGCCGTGTCACAGGCGCTGAAACGCGCCATATCGTCGAACGCCCGGCCGGCGTCGGAAGCGGAGAAGCCGCAGGAGTGGACCGGACGCCCATCGCCGGAGTCCCTGCGGCGCGCACTCGAACTACAGGACATCCTGAAGTTCGAGGACATGTTCCAGGAGTTGACAGGGCTTGACTCCGCGACGACGACCCGTACCCTTTACGACATGGGTCCGGAGGGACTGGCCGTCGCCTGCCGGGCGGCGGGGCTGGACGCCGATACGTTTTCCGAAATCCTGTGCCACGTACAGGGTACCCGCCCCTTCGGGATTTTCCGGCAATCGCCTGCTTTTTCGCGCGGCATGAACCTTTTCAAGCGAACCGACCGCAGCAATGCCCGAAAAATCGTCGAAGGCTGGGGCGGCGCTCCCAATTCCGGCGGGTACTGA
- a CDS encoding MoxR family ATPase yields the protein MRFDSTDSYIATEDLRVAVNAAAVLERPLLIKGEPGTGKTVLAQEVARALEMPLIEWHVKSTTTAQQGLYEYDAVRRLRDSQLGNDSVHDIANYIMRGKLWEAFTNDTKPVLLIDEIDKADIEFPNDLLLELDRMEFFVYETRETVRAVNRPIVIITSNNEKELPDAFLRRCFFHYISFPDRDTMLRIVNVHYPDIQGELVREALNLFYDVREVPGLKKRPSTSELLDWIKLLMTEDIPAEVLRSKDPSKLIPPLYGALLKNEQDVQLFERLAFMSRREQRGGD from the coding sequence ATGCGTTTCGATAGCACCGACAGTTATATCGCCACAGAAGACCTGCGCGTCGCCGTGAATGCCGCCGCGGTGCTGGAAAGGCCGCTCCTGATCAAGGGAGAGCCGGGAACCGGCAAGACGGTCCTGGCGCAGGAGGTCGCGCGCGCGCTGGAAATGCCGCTGATCGAATGGCACGTCAAGTCGACGACTACGGCGCAGCAGGGGTTGTACGAATATGATGCCGTGCGGCGCCTGCGCGACAGTCAACTGGGCAATGACAGCGTGCACGATATCGCCAACTACATCATGCGCGGCAAGCTGTGGGAAGCGTTCACGAACGATACCAAGCCGGTCCTGCTGATCGACGAAATCGACAAGGCGGATATCGAGTTCCCGAACGACCTGCTGCTGGAACTCGATCGCATGGAGTTCTTCGTTTACGAAACCCGTGAAACGGTGCGCGCGGTCAACCGACCGATCGTGATCATCACATCGAACAATGAAAAGGAACTGCCGGACGCGTTCCTGCGGCGCTGCTTCTTCCACTATATTTCATTCCCAGACCGGGACACGATGCTCCGGATCGTGAACGTGCATTATCCCGATATTCAGGGCGAACTGGTTCGTGAGGCGCTTAACCTGTTCTATGACGTCCGGGAGGTTCCAGGGCTGAAAAAGCGGCCGTCGACTTCCGAGTTGCTCGACTGGATCAAACTGCTGATGACGGAGGATATTCCCGCCGAAGTCCTGCGCAGCAAGGATCCCAGCAAACTGATCCCGCCGCTGTACGGCGCCCTGCTGAAAAACGAACAGGATGTGCAGTTGTTTGAACGGCTGGCGTTCATGTCCCGGCGCGAACAGCGCGGCGGCGACTGA
- the alaS gene encoding alanine--tRNA ligase: MQGANEIRTAFLDYFKRHDHEVVASSPLVPRNDPTLMFTNAGMVQFKNVFTGAEQRSYDRATTSQKCVRAGGKHNDLENVGYTVRHNTFFEMLGNFSFGDYFKERAIELAWNLVTREFGLPVEKLLVTVYADDEEAFGLWRKVAGLPESKIVRIGTSDNFWAMGDTGPCGPCSEIFYDHGPHIPGGPPGSPDEDGDRFIEIWNLVFMQFEQVSADTRLVLPRPSVDTGMGLERITATLQGTNDSYAIDLFRSIIEASAHLTSSDPDGKSAVSHRVIADHLRSTCFLIADGVLPSNEGRGYVLRRIMRRAMRHVHLLGSQEPLMWRLVPTLVKMMGQAYPELVRAEALITETLRLEESRFNRTLARGIRLLEEETAKLGDGATLQGDVAFRLYDTYGFPLDLTQDILRGQGRQVDLAGFNAAMARQREEARKNWSGSGEAATEAVWFDLREKLGATEFLGYATEQAEGVVAAIIVDGKNADAANEGDEAAVLVNQTPFYGESGGQAGDTGSMYTGDGDEFVVRDTQKKVDDVIVHLGTVRKGTLRVGDVVEMHVEGGRRSRLRANHSVTHLLHEALRRQLGDHVTQKGSLVGPGYLRFDFSHPKPVSEDELTAVEAAVNARIVANSEVTTRLMTPDDAVKAGALALFGEKYGEEVRVVSMGGDARDIFSVELCGGTHVSRTGDIGYFVITNESAVAAGVRRIEAMTGAAAVQYAKEQTARLREAAAILKSSPGDLAERIGALLEERRRLERELSDLRRKLAMGGGAGAEKSSEVKKIDGIAFAARVLADVPARELKPLADSLKSQIGSGVVVLVAVADGKASIVVAVTDDLTDRLNAVDLVRVGSVALGGKGGGGRPDMAQAGGPNGASAAEAIAAIEAALAGQG, translated from the coding sequence ATGCAGGGCGCCAACGAAATCCGGACCGCGTTTCTGGACTATTTTAAACGCCATGATCACGAAGTCGTTGCGTCATCGCCGCTGGTGCCGCGCAACGATCCGACTCTCATGTTCACCAATGCGGGCATGGTGCAGTTCAAGAACGTGTTCACCGGCGCGGAACAGCGGTCCTATGACCGCGCCACGACATCCCAGAAATGCGTGCGCGCCGGCGGAAAGCACAACGATCTCGAAAACGTCGGATACACGGTCCGGCACAATACGTTTTTCGAAATGCTCGGCAATTTTTCGTTCGGCGACTATTTCAAGGAACGGGCCATTGAACTGGCCTGGAACCTGGTCACGCGGGAATTCGGTCTCCCGGTCGAAAAACTGCTTGTCACGGTTTACGCCGATGACGAAGAGGCGTTCGGCCTGTGGCGCAAGGTTGCCGGACTGCCGGAAAGCAAGATCGTCCGCATCGGGACGTCGGACAATTTCTGGGCGATGGGCGATACCGGTCCCTGCGGGCCCTGTTCGGAAATTTTCTACGACCACGGTCCGCATATTCCCGGCGGACCGCCCGGAAGTCCGGACGAGGACGGGGACAGGTTCATCGAAATCTGGAACCTGGTCTTCATGCAGTTTGAGCAGGTTTCCGCCGACACGCGCCTCGTTCTGCCGCGTCCGTCGGTGGATACCGGCATGGGGCTGGAGCGGATCACCGCAACCCTGCAGGGCACCAATGACAGCTACGCGATCGATCTGTTCCGGTCCATCATCGAAGCGTCCGCGCATCTGACAAGTTCCGATCCGGATGGCAAGAGCGCCGTATCGCACCGCGTGATTGCCGATCACCTGCGGTCGACATGTTTTCTGATCGCCGATGGCGTGCTGCCGTCGAATGAGGGGCGCGGCTATGTGCTGCGGCGGATCATGCGCCGCGCCATGCGCCATGTTCACCTGCTGGGCAGCCAGGAACCGCTGATGTGGCGGCTGGTGCCGACCCTGGTCAAAATGATGGGGCAGGCCTATCCCGAACTGGTGCGCGCCGAGGCGCTGATCACCGAAACGCTCCGCCTCGAGGAAAGCCGGTTCAACCGGACACTGGCGCGCGGCATTCGGCTGCTTGAGGAGGAAACCGCGAAATTGGGCGATGGCGCCACGCTGCAGGGCGATGTCGCGTTCCGACTGTACGATACGTACGGGTTTCCGCTCGACCTGACGCAGGACATCCTGCGCGGCCAGGGCAGGCAGGTCGATCTGGCCGGCTTCAATGCCGCCATGGCCCGCCAGCGGGAAGAAGCCCGCAAGAACTGGAGCGGATCGGGTGAGGCCGCGACGGAAGCGGTCTGGTTCGATCTTCGCGAAAAACTGGGCGCCACGGAATTCCTCGGCTATGCGACGGAGCAGGCCGAAGGAGTGGTCGCCGCCATCATCGTCGATGGCAAGAACGCTGACGCCGCCAATGAAGGCGACGAAGCGGCGGTGCTCGTCAACCAGACTCCCTTTTACGGGGAATCGGGCGGACAGGCGGGTGACACCGGATCCATGTATACGGGCGACGGCGACGAGTTTGTCGTGCGGGACACGCAAAAGAAGGTCGATGACGTCATTGTCCACCTGGGGACGGTACGCAAGGGGACGCTTCGTGTCGGCGACGTGGTCGAAATGCATGTCGAGGGCGGCCGGCGTTCCAGGCTACGCGCCAACCATTCGGTGACGCATCTCCTGCATGAGGCGCTGCGCCGCCAGCTTGGGGACCATGTGACCCAGAAGGGCTCGCTTGTCGGTCCCGGCTATCTGCGATTCGATTTCAGCCACCCGAAACCGGTGTCGGAAGACGAACTGACGGCGGTCGAAGCCGCAGTAAATGCACGCATTGTCGCGAACAGCGAGGTAACGACGCGGCTGATGACCCCGGATGACGCGGTCAAGGCAGGCGCCCTGGCGCTGTTTGGCGAGAAATACGGTGAAGAAGTTCGCGTGGTCTCCATGGGCGGCGATGCCCGCGACATTTTTTCGGTCGAACTATGCGGCGGCACTCATGTCAGCCGCACGGGCGACATCGGATATTTCGTCATCACCAACGAATCCGCTGTGGCGGCGGGCGTGCGGCGGATCGAGGCCATGACGGGCGCGGCGGCGGTCCAGTACGCGAAGGAACAGACCGCGCGGCTTCGCGAAGCCGCGGCGATCCTGAAATCATCGCCGGGCGATCTTGCGGAACGGATCGGCGCCCTGCTGGAAGAACGCCGTCGCCTGGAACGGGAGCTTTCGGATTTGCGGCGCAAGCTGGCAATGGGCGGGGGCGCGGGCGCGGAAAAATCGTCCGAAGTTAAAAAAATTGACGGGATTGCCTTCGCCGCCCGCGTGCTCGCGGATGTGCCGGCCAGGGAATTGAAGCCGCTGGCGGATTCCCTGAAATCGCAGATCGGCAGCGGCGTTGTTGTGCTTGTTGCGGTCGCTGACGGCAAGGCGTCTATTGTTGTCGCTGTCACGGATGATCTGACAGACCGGCTGAATGCGGTCGATCTGGTGCGGGTCGGGTCGGTCGCGCTGGGCGGCAAGGGCGGCGGCGGCCGTCCCGATATGGCGCAGGCGGGCGGGCCGAACGGCGCGTCCGCGGCCGAGGCCATTGCCGCGATAGAGGCCGCGCTTGCCGGCCAGGGTTGA
- a CDS encoding invasion associated locus B family protein has translation MPDRPGVVPNTHSIETMSFNFTIVSLTAALLCLFLASPVQAQNPHGQIFDAWRVQCNSPTGAPAVCQMFQNIVVKDSGEPVLRFFVGYQGEGETPIGVLVVPLGVHLPSGITLKIDDGQAYELTIEVCLPNGCRARFGFDRNFLDLFKQGSNGTVSFVGGNRQPFNVPISLIGFTAALKAIR, from the coding sequence ATGCCGGATCGGCCCGGAGTTGTTCCCAACACGCACAGTATCGAGACCATGTCCTTCAATTTCACAATTGTTTCCCTGACCGCCGCGCTCCTCTGCCTTTTCCTTGCATCCCCGGTACAGGCACAGAATCCGCACGGGCAGATCTTCGACGCCTGGCGCGTCCAGTGCAATTCCCCGACGGGGGCACCGGCCGTCTGCCAGATGTTTCAGAATATCGTCGTGAAGGACAGCGGCGAACCGGTCCTGCGGTTTTTCGTCGGTTATCAGGGAGAAGGTGAAACGCCAATCGGCGTCCTTGTCGTGCCCCTCGGCGTCCACCTGCCCTCCGGCATTACCCTGAAGATCGACGACGGGCAGGCCTATGAACTGACAATCGAGGTCTGCCTGCCGAACGGTTGCCGGGCCCGCTTTGGATTTGACCGGAATTTCCTTGACCTGTTCAAGCAGGGCAGCAACGGCACTGTTTCCTTTGTCGGCGGAAACCGACAGCCG